The Rickettsiales bacterium genome includes the window CATGCGTTCGAATCGCATCGAGTCCACCATATTCTCACTTTTTTTTAAAAACAATATTCACGCCAGCCGTGTATTCTTCTTACAAAGATTAATTAATTTGTTAACTCTTATTCAAAATATTAACTAATTGTTAATCTTTCCTTGACATGTTCTTAATATTTCGTTAATAATCATTAACGATATCAACTATTAGGTGCGTCACCCCAATTCTGCTCTTCAGACGTATGGGGTGGTAAACTAAAATAGTTGGACTATATAAACACTGTAAGAGGACGGTTTTAACAATGGCACACCCAGTAGATGAATATGTAGGCAAGAGACTCCGCGATCGGCGTACCCGCCTCGGCATGAGTCAGGAAGCACTTGCGAAAAACTCAGGCATTACTTTTCAGCAAGTTCAAAAGTACGAACGCGCAACCAATCGTATTGCGGTAAGTCGTATTTACGAATTTGCTAGCGTCCTCAGAGTTCCCGTGAGCTTTTTCTTCGATGGAATGATCGGCGATAACGAATATGCACTCGCTGAACCTCGCGAAGGCTTCAAACATGAGGAAAGACCTCTCGATACAGATTTAAAAGAAATCATTGAAGCGTACCGCAAGATCGAAGATCCTGAAATGCGTAAGTCAGTAAAGACTCTTGTCAAAGGCATCGCATCTGGCGACGCTATCTTATAGAGTCTGCCTAAACCCGTCACTCCGTCATCAAGCTTTCACATAAAACTGCTATGATGACTTATGGTAGCAGCTAAACTTTTACACAAACTGGATTGGCGAGCATATATTTCGCTCGTTGACGATCTTGCGCCTAACAATCTTTATAATCAGGAATCTCGTGACCGTGCCATTAAAGAGCTAGACGAGCTATGGAACACTGCACCTGAATTCCAAGAACTTGTTAAAATTGCACATGCGAAAGTCAAAAGCACTAGTGGGAAGATTGAAATAGGACAAAGTGTCCATGAAGGTGCAGACCCTCTAACTGGCAAGATATTGATTGATGCGGGAGATAAGAGGAAACAGAGCTACAAAACACATGATGGCAATCACTATCCTTTTTCCGTAAAGCGTACGATCGTTCATGAGATGGTGCATATGACCGATGATGTTATTGCACTGCGCGAACGGCTACACAAAAAAGAAGGCCTTTTTCGCAATGAAGCAATAAAGCTGATTCTCAACAAAGATAAACCAGCTCAAGACATGCGTAACGAGCTATACCAAATCGCTAGCAATCATAGAAAGGCCTATCAAGCCACCTTAGATAAAGTAACAGAACCTTATGCGATGTATATAACCAACCACATTATGTTACGGCACTTTAACGAACCAATACGCAAAGAATACTTACTTGTAGAGACTGAACCAGAGCATCTGGAATATCGCGCGAAAATTCAAGCCGCGACGGCAATGCAAGAGACACCAACAGATCAATTCAAGGCGCTTCCCATTGCGGATGCAAATGACCACGGCGAAAGAGCTTCTTTTGTTTCGCGCCTATACGACAAAGCTCGTGCGAATCCTGAAGGCGCCGCGGAGTCCATACAGAACAGTCATCCACCAGAAAATGCTGATTATGGCGACACATCTCATGTGAGACGCATCAAAGACAGCGCCGTTTCAGACGGCGTACGCAATTCTGGTGTTATTACTTACTAGCCCTCCCCATGCATAAGCTACAAAACCACCACTTACTTTGATATTTCTAGAGGTTTCTTAGCAATTTCTTAAAGTTTTCTTGCTTTGATGGGCGAGTCAGTTAGGCTGACCTCACTTTTCATCACGTGGCGATTTGAGCAGCTTGACACCACCTAAAACCTAGGTTCTAAGCGCAATACCAAAGAAGCTCCTTTTTGAAAAGTTTGTTACGTAAACAAACAACCAAAGGCGCACATCATGTCTCCGCATCAATTGCAACGCAAGCACTACACCTTCACCAGCGAATCTGTATCTGAAGGCCACCCTGATAAAGTGTGCGACCAAATCTCGGATACCATCCTTGATTATTTCCTCGCCCAAAACCCAGAAGCGCGCGTCGCTGCTGAAACACTCGCTACCACAAACCGCATTGTGATCGCCGGTGAAATCCGCGATGGCGACCTCGCCTATGCTGAAATGGAAGAACGCATCCGCAACCTGATACGCAACATCGGTTACGAGCAAGAAGGCTTCGACTGGCGTAAAATCAATATTGAAATTCTCCTGCACGAGCAATCTAGCGACATCGCCCAAGGCGTCGACTCTGCGGCGGATAAAGATGAAGGCGCGGGTGACCAAGGCATTATGTTCGGTTTTGCTTGTAACGAAACTGATACCTACATGCCTGCACCAATCCATTACTCACACCGCGTTCTCAAAGCGATGGCCGATGCACGCAAGGCCGATAGCAACTCCATCCTGCGCCCGGATTCTAAATCACAAATCAGCATGCGCTATGAAAATGGCAAACCCGTTGGCGCGAGTTCAATTGTCGTCTCCACCCAACATAATCCCGGCGTGAGCCAAGAGGAAGTACGCGAGACCATTCGCAAGCACGTGCTCGAAGTCCTCCCGAAAAACTGGATGTGCCCGGAAGATGAATTCTATACA containing:
- the metK gene encoding methionine adenosyltransferase; the protein is MSPHQLQRKHYTFTSESVSEGHPDKVCDQISDTILDYFLAQNPEARVAAETLATTNRIVIAGEIRDGDLAYAEMEERIRNLIRNIGYEQEGFDWRKINIEILLHEQSSDIAQGVDSAADKDEGAGDQGIMFGFACNETDTYMPAPIHYSHRVLKAMADARKADSNSILRPDSKSQISMRYENGKPVGASSIVVSTQHNPGVSQEEVRETIRKHVLEVLPKNWMCPEDEFYTNPTGQFIIGGPDGDAGLTGRKIIVDTYGGAAPHGGGAFSGKDPTKVDRSAAYAARYLAKNVVAAGIAERCTIQLSYAIGVSHPISLYVSTEGTGEVDDRELEKFLPQLMDLTPRGIREHLNLNRPIYTPTAAYGHFGRQAKDTGEFSWEKLDLVDQIQQHFGNVSKQTA
- a CDS encoding helix-turn-helix transcriptional regulator, translated to MAHPVDEYVGKRLRDRRTRLGMSQEALAKNSGITFQQVQKYERATNRIAVSRIYEFASVLRVPVSFFFDGMIGDNEYALAEPREGFKHEERPLDTDLKEIIEAYRKIEDPEMRKSVKTLVKGIASGDAIL